The proteins below come from a single Miscanthus floridulus cultivar M001 chromosome 1, ASM1932011v1, whole genome shotgun sequence genomic window:
- the LOC136541458 gene encoding probable glutathione S-transferase GSTU6 — MAGQNNQLKLLGSFASPFVLRVKLALSFKGLSYDYEYIEEKDLLNNKSELLLKSNPVHKKVPVLIHNGKPVCESMIIIQYLEEAFADAGPSLLPSEPHERTVARFWASYIDEKLLSSWMMVFRGKTDEEKAEGTRQSFAVAATLEGALSECSKGKPFFMGDSVGYVDVALGGFVAWIHALEKLYGLKLFNARKTPLLAAWLERFCELDAAKAVMPDVEKLVELTKTRRAQAAAAAAAVAQGN; from the exons ATGGCCGGACAAAACAATCAGCTGAAGCTTCTAGGCTCGTTCGCGAGCCCGTTTGTGCTGCGAGTGAAACTTGCGCTAAGCTTCAAAGGCTTGAGCTACGACTACGAGTACATCGAGGAGAAGGATCTCCTCAACAACAAGAGCGAGCTCCTCCTCAAGTCCAACCCTGTGCACAAGAAGGTGCCCGTACTCATCCACAACGGCAAGCCTGTATGTGAGTCCATgatcatcattcagtacctcgaGGAGGCGTTTGCTGACGCCGGCCCCTCCCTCCTCCCTTCTGAGCCCCATGAACGCACTGTTGCTCGTTTCTGGGCCTCCTACATTGACGAGAAG CTCCTCAGCTCGTGGATGATGGTGTTCAGGGGCAAGACGGATGAGGAGAAGGCGGAGGGGACGAGGCAGTCATTCGCCGTGGCGGCAACGCTGGAGGGAGCCCTGAGCGAGTGTTCCAAGGGGAAGCCCTTCTTCATGGGCGACAGCGTCGGGTACGTCGACGTCGCGCTAGGAGGGTTCGTCGCCTGGATTCACGCCCTCGAGAAGCTATATGGACTGAAGCTGTTCAACGCTAGGAAGACCCCGCTCTTGGCGGCATGGCTGGAGCGCTTCTGCGAGCTGGATGCTGCCAAGGCGGTCATGCCGGACGTTGAGAAGCTGGTCGAGCTCACCAAGACGAGGCGAGCCcaagctgccgccgccgccgccgccgttgcccaAGGCAATTGA